From Arachis hypogaea cultivar Tifrunner chromosome 3, arahy.Tifrunner.gnm2.J5K5, whole genome shotgun sequence:
tgtgaatatgtgaatagtgtgaatatttgGTTTTTGTTTGCTATTTGACACTAATTATAGAAGGCACCTTTATCTAAGTAGTGGTAGTAACTAACATTCTTATTTGTTTAGTCCTAGGTAactagatataattaaaatatatactcatttgtttattgctttttttaaatatttttgcgtcttattttttcttttcatcatgaGTTATCACCGTTTTGGCTTGGAGTCTAGTTGCTATCATGTTGTAGGGGGTGGTAATACCAACATTGGTTCACATCGAGGTATTGGAGGCCAATTTGAGGAAAGGTCGCAAGCAAGCAATTCTTGGCAACAAGGACCTTCGCAATGACCCTATGATTCTAATGCTTATCAACCTCTCATACCGAGTAGAACATACCATCATTACAATTTTTTCTATCTGTATGTTCATATTTTATACCCTCTACATGAGACACAACCACTATACTCTCAAATCCCCTTACAATTCCCACCACCAACTTCTTTTCAACTAACTTACCGCTCACCATACTTGGAGCAACCTAACTTCCATCATCATCCCACTCACTCCAACCTTTCTCGTGAGAGAAAAATCTTCAAGCCTTCATTCAAGAATAGAAGTAATTTCAAAGGAAACAAGACAATTGCATGGCAACTCTTGCCAAGGTCTTGTCCCGTTTAACACCTCCCTCCTCGACCGCTGACAACCTCACCCCTCAACAACTTGTGACATCTAGTGGCTCACCCTTGCCACCTCTATCAACTCTAAAGTCTAGCATTGATGTTCTAACTCCAAAAGGAGGCGAGccaattaaaaagataaactCTCAACCCACTCTTACTAAGGGAAAATCTATTGATGGGGGTGAGAACTTTGTTGAAGGCGGAAGAAAAGATGAACTCAAGGTAGGAACCCAAGATGAGCTTCGAGAAGGTCTCATTGATGAAGAAAGATCAAAAATAAAAGAGCTAGAAGATGAAGATAAAGGTACCTTACCAATTCCCCATGATTAAGAGGATAGGCTACCGCACCAAGAAGCAAGGAAAGATTTGAAACTGCTTCCACCTCATgttaaatatgcattccttgataAAGAACATAAATTCCCGGTGATAGTGGCAACTGATCTCTCCAATAAAAACGAGCAACAACCCCTTGAGGTTATTCGGAAGTATAAAAAGGCAATTAGATGGAGCCTAAGTGACATTGTGGGGATAAGCCCTCAAGTGTGCCTTCATAGAATTTTCTTGGAAGAAGGCGCCAAGCTGATCCAGCAACCACAAAGACGGCTAAACCCCATAATCCTTGATGTGGTCAAGAAAGAGGTAACTCGCCTTTtggaagcggacatcatctatcccatctcagagaGTGAGTGGGTAAGTCCGGTCCAAGTAGTGCCTAAGAAATCCGGAGTCACCATGATAAAAACGGAGAGTGGAGAGCTTGTGGCCACCCGGATTCAAAATGCTTGGCGAGTGTGCAATGATTACCGCCGTCTGAATCAAGCAACGTGGAAGGAACATTACTCGTTGCcgttcattgatcaaatgttggatcgcttgacaggtaaatcccattactttTAGATGGATATACGGGAtacttccagattcatatagctcctaaggatcagaagaaaactaccttcacttgtccctttggaacgtttgCATATaaaagaatgccatttggcttatgcaatgcaccggcaacgttttagaggtgcatgatgagtgttTTCTCTGTTCTTTTGGAGGATTGCATGGAAGTCTTTATGCACGATTTCAGCGTTTATGGTAGCTCCTTTGATGCTTGTTTAGGGAACTTAGCTAGGGTACTAGAACGATGCACCAATACCAACTTTGTGTTGaactttgaaaaatgtcactttatagtgAAGCAAGGCATAGTATTAGGTCCTTTTGTATCTAAAGACAGAATCTCCATCGACTTCACTAAGATCGATGTCATTtcgagtttaccttacccctcctcggtGAGGGGGAtccgttcttttcttggtcatgcagACTTTTACCGTCGGTTCATCAAGGATTTTAGCAAAGTTGCTTTACCCCTCTCCTGCCTACTTCAAAAGGATGTGGAGTTTCATTTTGATGAGGATTTCAAAAAGGCTTTTGACAAGTTGAAGGAAGCATTAACCATAATCCCTATTGTGCGAGGCCCAAATTGGAATCAACCTTTTGAGATCATGTGCGACACCTTGAGTCACGCCGTAGGTGCCGTGCTAGCATAGCGCGATGATAATGCTCCTTACACTATAGCATATGCTTCAAAAAACTTAGATTTGGCCCAATCGAATTACACTACTACCGAAAAAGAGCTTTTAGCCATTATTTTTGCACTAGATAAGTTTTGACCTTACTTGCTAGGCTCTAAAGTAGTGGTGTATTCGGAGAAAGAGTCAAAGCCTAGGTTAATTAGGTGGatattgcttttgcaagaatttgacttggagatcaGAGATCGAAGTGAGTCCCAAAATTTGGTAGCAGACCATTTGAGTCGGCTTTAGCATTTAACTTCGGatcccactcctatcaatgattcatTCCCCTTAGATACCTTGCAAGCAATATCCCAAAGTACCCATTGGTTTGCCCCGATTGTTAATTACTTGGTCGCTCACGTTTTTCCCCCATAATTTTCAAAGGATCAAAAGGACAAATTAAGGAGTGATGCTAAGTATTACCTCTGGGATGATCCACATTTATGGAGGCGTGGGACAGACCAAGTAATTAGGAAGTGTGTGTTGGAAACCGAGTTTCAATCTATCCTTTAAttttgccactcatctgagagtggaggtcATTTTGGCCCGCAGCGAATAGCAAGGAAggttctagactgtggattctggtggctaACTCTATTTAGGGATgccaaccaattttgaaaatcttatcATCAATGCCAGAAATCTAGAAATATCTCACAAAGAGATGAAATGCCCCAACAACCGatgattttttgtgaaattttttatgtttggggcatagatttcatgggtccatttccaaactccaaTGGGTTTGTGTACATTTTGTTAGCCATGGATTATGTCTcgaaatgggtggaagcaattcctacccatcaTGATGACGCTAATACCATTGcttcatttttgaaaaataacattatttgTATATTTGGGTCGCcacaagcaatcgtgagcgaccaaggaacccattTTTGCAATAGAAAAATTGAGGCGTTGATGAAAAGGTACGGGGTCATTCACAAAGTTTCCATAGCCTATGACCctcaaaccaacgggcaagcggaagtgtccaacaaggagatcaagagaatcttggagaaagtggttaacccacaaagaaaggattggagttCCAGATTGGgagatgcattatgggcatataggaccgcttacaaaacaccaattggaatgagCCCCTTTTGCATTATTTTTGGGAAGTCGTGTCATCTTCCAGTTGAAATCCAACATATAGCCTATTGGGCGGTGAAGAATTGCAATCTAGACTTAAAGGGAGCGGGAATGGAACGCAAACTTCAATTGGAAGAGTTAGAATGTCTCAGGTTGGAGGCATATGAGAAAGCTCAGTTCTACAAGGAAAAGGCCAAGACATTCCATGACCAAAATATTAGGAGGAAGAGCTTTAAGATAGGTGATGAAGTGCTTGTATACACTTCAAGGTTGCGATTGATGCCCCGAAAGTTGAGATCTAGGTGGGACGGTCTGTTTAAGGTGGTGGATGTCAAGCCTTATAGACGGGTGGAGGTGATTCATCCTAGCAATGGaattaaattcaaaatcaatGGTCATAGGGTGAAGATCTACCACACTCAACCAAAGAATGCCAAGGAGTTGGAGATTTTCCTCCTTGGAGAGGTTTCAACTTGATCAATGAAGTCATGCAAGTCTAAcataggactataaaccaaagtgttCAGTGGGAGACACTCCACCGTAGTGACATTATTCTAACTTTCTCTCTTGTTTATACTTCTTTGATTTAGTTGCTTTCTTGTGATATGATGATTAGCTTAGGATTGGTTTGATATTTTTGAGTTAGATAAGTTGAATTGCTTGTGGATCATAAATTTTTGAATGCTTGTATGATTTTGGGTGAAATGTTGGTTATACTAAAGCCTGATAACTTAGTTTTtgaagataattttttttgaaacaggGCATCTCTGCGTACGCACGCTACTGTGTGTGCCAACACAACTATAAGTTTTGTGatctgtgtgtgcgcacaagccTGTGCGCCCGCACACTCTTTGTATCACCCTCTGGTCACAGCGCCAGCACACACTGTGCATAGGCACTCTCATATTTTCATTGATCTGTGCGTGTGCAccatcctgtgcgtacgcacgcatatcCCTTATCGAGCTCCTTGTGCGACCGTACAtccttgtgcgtccgcacgccAATTTGCATCCCCTCTGGTGGG
This genomic window contains:
- the LOC112778248 gene encoding uncharacterized protein: MERKLQLEELECLRLEAYEKAQFYKEKAKTFHDQNIRRKSFKIGDEVLVYTSRLRLMPRKLRSRWDGLFKVVDVKPYRRVEVIHPSNGIKFKINGHRVKIYHTQPKNAKELEIFLLGEVST